TAGGCTTTTGATGAGCCGGAATGAAGGCGAAAAAGAGGCATTTACTCTTTTTTGAAATGGATTTGGTGGCGTCGTAATCTCTTGAGAAGACGTTTCATGGAGTGTAAACTCATCTTTTTGATGGCAATATTGCCGGGGTTTGAGCTTAGGAGTTGGCCGATTATATTTTTAGCGGCAGGAGTGTCAGTCCTCATTATTAAAGGTGGGAATTTAGTCACTTTTTTCGTCTCTGTTGTTGGCGTCGGTATGATGGTTTGGTTTTGCCGTGACGGAGGTATCGACACTTGCTGGCATCTAGTCTGTTGAGCTGATGATTGGATGGTGGTGGCGGGACGCTGCGGCGATGTAGCAGGTAGATGAGTAGGTGTCATGACGGGACGTGATGGCGTGAGCTGGCGGGAAGGCGTTGTGGCTGATGATGGGCTTTTGGTGGGTGCCGGCGTGGTTTGCTGGGCCTGATGTTTTGTTGACGATTGGCGATTTGTCTCAGCTGGTATTGCGGCGCAGGATGATATGCTGCTGCTGGCTGAAGTTGATGCGGCGGTTGAGGTGTTTGGAGTAGGTGTTACGTGGGTGGATGTTTTTGGGGCTGCCTTTGTCGATAAAGCTGTAGTTGTGTCGCGAATCGTTCCGTTGGGAGTTACTAGGGATATCCTCTTCCGAAGCCATCCCGAAAAGCGCTTCCAGCTTTTCGTTGCGGCGTGTCAGTCGTGAAATGATTTTTATTGCCTCGTTGAGACATCTCTTGAGGGATTCTATGTCCTCCTCTTCATCGGATGAGAGAAACTCTGGCTCGGGGTTGCTATCCGTGGGGCTGTGGGGAAGAGTAATATTTGTTGTTAATTATGTGATGTCTTCATTATCCACTCCGTCGGAGTGGGGATCAGGAGGATGCATTGGTTGCGTGACGGTGTCCCTTCTCAGGTGTTGTCATAAATGGGTCGCTTCGACATTTTTTCGGCTGTCCATAGTTGTAACAACGAGCACACATTTAATAATCACTTCACTGTTGAAAGATCACGTCTGATCTCTCCGGGAGATCAGCGTAGACTGATGAAAATatgaacaaatcgggaaaccggaagcttaaaaattatagcatatactataattaacttcatttgaacagatgtcggtatggaagatatttcggagcccaggcccAAGcaccagcctcctgattttttccgatttttcagtttggtagtttctgagaatggcccccatggtcatattttgagccatcactccGACGTTtctcccgatatcaaatatgggaccagtttcggaaagtactaaatgagccctttcatttgataccaccacACATGGCCATACTGGGGAAACATTTTTGCATGCTCCATTCACATGTCtcaggagccccccttaaacttaacacaaaatgccgCCGAcactgctatatgtaaagggaacaacagaccacgcgctctcatcaattttcgtgttaatcggtCCAGCAGTTTCCgaacaaatcgggtgtgacagacagacgcacagaggaacagacagacagatagacaatagACGGAAagcaagctcgccatccagcggagtaagagtgaatgttttaaggaggtCTGTTTGGAAGCGCGCATAAATCTGTGGGGTAGCcatccaggggaaccgtcctcctatagacctatcttcTAGAGACTATGGgggaaatgttggagcgggttacttataatagattactcccagtcgtcaaGAGCCaaccaagggggcctttcagataggcagtatggattccgtgaagccagatcaaccattaatgccatcaaaggccgaagatgcaattcacgaaaGGGGTTCTATCAGCACCACACAGTATAGTGTGGTGGTGGCcctggacgtgaagaatgcattcaacaaGGCTacttggaaccttatacgaaagtctctggcgacaattggtattcccacctacctcgccgctattatcgatagctacttgtaagagcggacactctggtataataccgatgatggacgcACGGAGTACATTgtttctgcgggtgtcccacagggctctgtactgggcccactactgtgaaacatcatgtataatgatgtacttaaccttccgattccggaggagcccacggtggtgggttacgccgacgatatagcactggttgcatctcgaggatactgagttgtactcaagcaaaacaatcagtgttgttaaggcttggttaaagAGTGCTGGACTAGCACTcgtggaggaaaagacggaagcgattCTCATCACAAAGCAGcccaagagaaattacgcctgcattagaaccgggaatcgtatcatcacttccaagccggccatcaaatacttgggggtgatgatagacgggaaactcaattttaagcagcaaatagagcatacttgcgatgCCGAATGGAGGAGGACCGCAGCCGGGGTTGGTTTGGAGAATcccactctggcgtgcccaggccagaatcttttgaagatttccatctccttaaaaaaagacaggcagacagaaatcgaatcgattttaataaggcgttgtttcagacaaaaccttaaaaagatttaTCCATACTTCTACACAATTATAGTGGCCTATTTTACaaagaggaaggaaggaaacacATTTCAACTGAGGTGATCAACTcatcaaattaagttaacatCAGACAAACCAATTTTTAACCAAAAGTCTATAGAATTCCATAAATCAATCAAGAAAAAGTAGACACACAAATTACAGAGATGCTGCAAGATAACATAATCTAACCCTCACAATCCCCATATACTGCATTATTGTGGATTCTACCAAGGTAGACAATTTCGGGCAAAACAACTAAACAGCTTAGATAATTTTTGGGATTAACAAGTTATTGCAGAAAGTTCATCTCAGACTATTCTGCATTAACCGTCCCTATGACTAAGCGCCTTGAAAACGGCGAAGGCATGTGTCATCGGCGAATAATGAGATTGTCCGGATGTCCAAAGtggttagagcgatgggctgtcgtagcggaaggtcgcggttcaaacctcactgatgGTAGCGGG
The DNA window shown above is from Hermetia illucens chromosome 5, iHerIll2.2.curated.20191125, whole genome shotgun sequence and carries:
- the LOC119658199 gene encoding uncharacterized protein LOC119658199 gives rise to the protein MYCNPTFHPLYYAVTDALCEYLKCRILAASVATHYFGPTDSNPEPEFLSSDEEEDIESLKRCLNEAIKIISRLTRRNEKLEALFGMASEEDIPSNSQRNDSRHNYSFIDKGSPKNIHPRNTYSKHLNRRINFSQQQHIILRRNTS